In Solanum pennellii chromosome 7, SPENNV200, the following are encoded in one genomic region:
- the LOC107024863 gene encoding acetyl-CoA-benzylalcohol acetyltransferase-like, whose translation MAKLGIEILIRKMLKPSAPAPNDLRSLNLSLFDQLALRVYVSILLCTAETSCNKPQQSLTHTLTKFYPRAKRFRENDHQLSVQCNDKGVEYVKTKVNAGLAEFLPEGPDNRLPSPILGTTKDCLPIGLGHSSPQESYQDLNIRHHLPKCSTTRPKMVTKRFVFDALAITNLKNTIQDSTASSSRRPTRVVVHF comes from the exons ATGGCCAAGTTAGGGATTGAAATTCTGATTAGGAAAATGTTGAAGCCCTCAGCTCCTGCCCCAAATGATCTTCGGAGCCTCAACCTCTCCTTGTTTGATCAGCTGGCTCTTCGTGTATATGTGTCAATACTCTTATGTACTGCTGAAACATCATGTAATAAGCCTCAACAATCTTTGACCCACACTCTAACTAAGTTTTATCCTCGGGCAAAAAGATTTAGAGAAAATGATCATCAACTCTCAGTTCAGTGCAATGATAAAGGTGTTGAGTATGTTAAAACCAAAGTCAACGCGGGTCTTGCTGAATTTCTCCCTGAAGGACCCGATAATCGACTACCAAGTCCAATACTTG GGACCACAAAAGATTGTCTCCCAATTGGTTTGGGTCATTCTTCCCCACAAGAGAGCTATCAGGACCTTAATATTCGCCACCACCTCCCAAAATGTAGTACTACTCGCCCTAAGATGGTTACAAAGAGGTTTGTCTTTGATGCTTTGGCAATAACAAACCTCAAAAATACAATCCAAGATTCAACTGCCAGCAGTAGCAGGCGGCCTACTAGAGTGGTggttcatttttga